The Hypomesus transpacificus isolate Combined female chromosome 3, fHypTra1, whole genome shotgun sequence genome has a window encoding:
- the fhl5 gene encoding four and a half LIM domains protein 5: MSAERFDCHYCKDSLLGKKYIMKEDTQYCTKCYENLFANCCEDCTLPIGCNCKDLSYKERHWHEQCFKCAKCSRPLVEKPFAAKDELLLCTDCYSHEYSSKCTTCKKTIMPGSRKMEYKGNSWHETCFLCHRCQQPMGTKSFIPKDTGYFCVPCFEKQFAYQCCACKKAITTGGVTYNDKPWHRECFLCIGCKKQLSGQRFTSRENFPYCLDCFSHLYAKKCVGCTEPITSLAGAKYISFEERQWHSECFTCMQCSVSLVGRGFLTQRDDILCTDCGREK, translated from the exons ATGTCAGCTGAACGCTTTGACTGTCATTACTGCAAGGACTCTCTGCTGGGTAAGAAGTATATTATGAAAGAGGACACACAGTACTGCACTAAATGCTACGAGAACCTGTTTGCCAACTGCTGTGAGGATTGTACTCTACCCATTGGGTGCAACTGCAAG GACCTGTCTTATAAGGAGCGCCACTGGCATGAGCAGTGCTTTAAGTGTGCCAAGTGCAGTCGCCCCCTAGTGGAGAAGCCCTTTGCTGCCAAGGACGAGCTTCTGCTCTGCACTGACTGCTACTCCCATGAGTACTCCTCCAAGTGCACCACCTGCAAGAAGACCATAATGCCTG GCTCCCGCAAAATGGAGTACAAGGGGAACAGCTGGCATGAGACCTGCTTCCTTTGCCACCGCTGCCAGCAGCCAATGGGAACCAAGTCCTTCATCCCCAAAGACACCGGCTACTTCTGCGTGCCCTGCTTTGAGAAGCAGTTTGCCTACCAGTGCTGCGCCTGTAAGAAA GCCATCACCACTGGTGGGGTGACCTACAACGACAAGCCCTGGCACCGGGAGTGTTTCCTATGCATCGGCTGTAAGAAGCAGCTGTCCGGCCAGCGCTTCACCTCCAGAGAGAACTTCCCCTACTGCCTTGATTGCTTCAGCCACCTCTATGCTAAGAAGTGTGTGGGCTGCACCGAGCCCATCACCA GCCTGGCCGGGGCTAAGTACATCTCATTCGAGGAGCGTCAGTGGCACAGCGAGTGTTTCACCTGCATGCAGTGCTCCGTGTCCCTGGTGGGCCGCGGCTTCCTCACCCAGCGTGACGACATCCTCTGCACCGACTGCGGCCGCGAGAAGTGA
- the si:ch211-266g18.9 gene encoding transforming growth factor-beta receptor-associated protein 1 isoform X1, protein MSFRAFTQSLVYESPNVPKEKDKSGIHCLECYGRNIYIGTRGSVVQHLTLPSSSRLEADPDRTTREGRRRKLGSGGPVSQLRAVPVLNHLLVLWDRSLSAFNMFSLDPAPSLKRIQHVSLFQVCESSLSTQSQHASVELVTASSRKRGIRIHVLGVDRWECVKEVALLQDPVALAVEDTVVCVATGNRYLLHDYKTGNGVDLFPHNLNKQNVIVSKAGRGEFLLNGPDCLGMFVMSTGVCQRPPLQWPEGVLAAGVCFPYVLTLLPQALHVYSLVDQQLKETVCLLGAKGLLPTKDGVYVFTEREVIFLSMVPLEEQIQTLAGCERVQEALALLGGVQQHLPQDSYQELHKTITCLAGFVHFHLGAFTEAKDLFIKGELDPREVVRLYPDLEPVCGAFHSHLTPPSHARDLKALRQEDRATFQLYQGFLVEFLSAVRGTEQGGRSGAEVDGALLRLYAEQGGAEQLHLLVSSSEAWDLDASVAVLQHHQRSEGLDGYFTLGLLYYSHRDHMNAIETWVRIADGHYEDTSCSDIYEHIVQTLSLLPYSDVLWAFADWTLLRNQEVGVRIFTRRDPEETHLSVQDEVLVCLKKYPQALVRYLEFLVHDLKREEEKLHSLLAVAYVAQIQPALHRREEADSGVREAREKLQQLLWQSSLFDSAAVLARLQPTTLLLEKAIVVGRGGDHQQALEMLVHQGGEIQDAWAYCQRAGQGQTRELKQSLSLDLLQIYLGSSGFTSAAVDLLNANAAAFDLGRVLQVLPESWSLQLVSQFLLGSLRGTSHQRRMGGVQRGLAQAELLRHKYTWAQASGGMLRVARGCVCTACKKDLTESEFVCSLTGELTHTTCSSRTKS, encoded by the exons ATGAGTTTCAGAGCCTTCACTCAATCACTCGTCTACGAGAGCCCTAATGTCCCTAAAGAGAAGGACAAATCTGGCATCCACTGTCTGGAGTGCTACGGCAGGAACATCTACATCGGAACCAGGGGCTCGGTGGTCCAACACCTGACCCTACCCAGCAGCTCACGCTTAGAAGCCGACCCGGACAGGACCaccagagagggaaggaggaggaaactGGGCTCCGGCGGTCCAGTATCCCAGCTGCGGGCCGTGCCAGTTCTCAACCACCTCCTGGTGCTGTGGGACCGCTCCCTCAGCGCCTTCAACATGTTCTCTCTCGACCCAGCCCCCTCACTGAAAAGGATCCAGCACGTGTCTCTGTTCCAGGTCTGTGAGTCGTCTCTCTCAACCCAGTCCCAGCATGCGAGTGTGGAGCTGGTGACCGCCTCCAGCAGGAAGCGTGGGATCCGGATCCACGTGTTGGGGGTGGACCGGTGGGAGTGTGTGAAGGAGgtggccctgctccaggacccCGTGGCCCTGGCGGTGGAGGACACTGTCGTGTGTGTGGCCACCGGGAACAGATACCTCCTCCACGACTACAAGACAGGCAACGGCGTGGATCTCTTCCCTCACAACCTCAACAAGCAGAATGTCATCGTGAGCAAGGCGGGGAGAGGAGAGTTCCTACTGAACGGACCTGACTGTTTGG GCATGTTTGTTATGAGCACGGGGGTGTGCCAGCGTCCTCCGCTCCAGTGGCCTGAGGGGGTGTTGGCGGCTGGGGTGTGTTTCCCCTACGTCTTGACCCTCCTGCCCCAGGCCCTCCATGTCTACAGCCTGGTGGATCAGCAGCTGAAAGAGACCGTCTGTCTGCTCGGTGCCAAGGGCTTGCTCCCAACCAAAG ATGGGGTGTATGTGttcacagagagggaggtcatCTTTTTGTCCATGGTGCCTCTGGAGGAGCAGATCCAAACCTTGGCTGGCTGTGAGAGGGTGCAGGAGGCCCTGGCTCTGCTGGGTGGAGTTCAACAACACCTACCCCAGGACTCGTACCAG GAACTGCATAAGACCATAACTTGCTTGGCTGGATTTGTTCACTTTCACCTGGGGGCCTTTACCGAAGCCAAAGATTTATTCAT TAAAGGTGAGCTGGACCCCAGAGAAGTAGTTAGACTGTATCCAGACTTGGAGCCTGTCTGCGGGGCCTTCCACTCACACCTAACTCCACCCAGCCACGCCAGGGATCTTAAAGCGCTACGGCAAGAGGACAGGGCCACATTTCAGTTGTACCAGGGCTTCCTGGTGGAGTTTCTCAGTGCCGTCAGGGGGACggagcagggtgggaggagtggcGCGGAGGTGGACGGGGCCCTGCTGAGGCTCTACGCTGAGCAGGGAGGCGCGGAGCAGCTGCACCTGCTGGTGTCCTCCTCCGAGGCGTGGGACCTGGACGCCAGCGTGGCCGTCCTCCAGCACCACCAGAGGTCGGAGGGGCTGGATGG ATATTTCACCCTGGGATTGCTCTACTATAGTCACAGGGACCATATGAATGCAATCGag ACCTGGGTGAGGATTGCAGATGGACACTATGAGGACACCTCGTGCTCAGACATCTATGAGCACATCGTACAAACTCTCAGCCTCCTGCCTTACAGCGACGTGCTGTGGGCGTTTGCAGACTGGACTCTTCTGAGAAACCAGGAG GTCGGAGTCCGTATTTTCACCAGAAGAGACCCCGAGGAGACTCATCTGTCAGTGCAGGATGAGGTTCTTGTCTGCTTGAAAAAGTACCCTCAGGCGTTGGTTCGCTACCTAGAGTTTCTGGTTCATGATTTGAAAAGGGAG GAGGAGAAGCTCCACAGCCTTCTGGCTGTGGCATATGTTGCCCAGATACAGCCGGCTCtccacaggagagaggaggcagactcTGGTGTGCGAGAGGCCAGAGAAAAACTGCAACAGTTGCTATGGCAGTCGTCGCTCTTCGATAGTGCAGCTGTGCTCG CGAGACTCCAGCCGACAACCCTCCTTCTTGAGAAGGCCATCGttgtggggaggggtggtgacCACCAACAGGCCCTGGAGATGCTGGTCCACCAGGGGGGAGAGATTCAGGACGCGTGGGCCTACTGTCAGAGGGCTGGCCAGGGCCAGACCAGGGAACTCAAGCAGAGCCTGTCCCTCGACTTACTCCAAATCTACCTGGGTTCCTCTGGTTTCACCAGCGCAGCCGTGGACCTCCTCAATGCTAACGCTGCGGCCTTCGACCTGGGAAGAGTTCTCCAGGTGCTTCCAGAGTCCTGGTCTCTCCAGCTGGTCTCCCAGTTCCTGCTGGGCTCCCTCAGAGGGACATCTCaccagaggaggatggggggagtaCAGAGGGGTCTGGCCCAGGCAGAGCTACTCAGACACAAGTACACTTGG gcccaggcctcaGGAGGGATGCTGAGAGTGGCCAGGGGTTGTGTGTGCACAGCATGTAAGAAGGACCTCACAGAGTCAGAGTTTGTGTGTAGTCTCACAGGTGAACTGACTCACACAACCTGCAGTAGCCGCACAAAATCCTAG
- the si:ch211-266g18.9 gene encoding transforming growth factor-beta receptor-associated protein 1 isoform X2, which translates to MSFRAFTQSLVYESPNVPKEKDKSGIHCLECYGRNIYIGTRGSVVQHLTLPSSSRLEADPDRTTREGRRRKLGSGGPVSQLRAVPVLNHLLVLWDRSLSAFNMFSLDPAPSLKRIQHVSLFQVCESSLSTQSQHASVELVTASSRKRGIRIHVLGVDRWECVKEVALLQDPVALAVEDTVVCVATGNRYLLHDYKTGNGVDLFPHNLNKQNVIVSKAGRGEFLLNGPDCLGMFVMSTGVCQRPPLQWPEGVLAAGVCFPYVLTLLPQALHVYSLVDQQLKETVCLLGAKGLLPTKDGVYVFTEREVIFLSMVPLEEQIQTLAGCERVQEALALLGGVQQHLPQDSYQELHKTITCLAGFVHFHLGAFTEAKDLFIKGELDPREVVRLYPDLEPVCGAFHSHLTPPSHARDLKALRQEDRATFQLYQGFLVEFLSAVRGTEQGGRSGAEVDGALLRLYAEQGGAEQLHLLVSSSEAWDLDASVAVLQHHQRYFTLGLLYYSHRDHMNAIETWVRIADGHYEDTSCSDIYEHIVQTLSLLPYSDVLWAFADWTLLRNQEVGVRIFTRRDPEETHLSVQDEVLVCLKKYPQALVRYLEFLVHDLKREEEKLHSLLAVAYVAQIQPALHRREEADSGVREAREKLQQLLWQSSLFDSAAVLARLQPTTLLLEKAIVVGRGGDHQQALEMLVHQGGEIQDAWAYCQRAGQGQTRELKQSLSLDLLQIYLGSSGFTSAAVDLLNANAAAFDLGRVLQVLPESWSLQLVSQFLLGSLRGTSHQRRMGGVQRGLAQAELLRHKYTWAQASGGMLRVARGCVCTACKKDLTESEFVCSLTGELTHTTCSSRTKS; encoded by the exons ATGAGTTTCAGAGCCTTCACTCAATCACTCGTCTACGAGAGCCCTAATGTCCCTAAAGAGAAGGACAAATCTGGCATCCACTGTCTGGAGTGCTACGGCAGGAACATCTACATCGGAACCAGGGGCTCGGTGGTCCAACACCTGACCCTACCCAGCAGCTCACGCTTAGAAGCCGACCCGGACAGGACCaccagagagggaaggaggaggaaactGGGCTCCGGCGGTCCAGTATCCCAGCTGCGGGCCGTGCCAGTTCTCAACCACCTCCTGGTGCTGTGGGACCGCTCCCTCAGCGCCTTCAACATGTTCTCTCTCGACCCAGCCCCCTCACTGAAAAGGATCCAGCACGTGTCTCTGTTCCAGGTCTGTGAGTCGTCTCTCTCAACCCAGTCCCAGCATGCGAGTGTGGAGCTGGTGACCGCCTCCAGCAGGAAGCGTGGGATCCGGATCCACGTGTTGGGGGTGGACCGGTGGGAGTGTGTGAAGGAGgtggccctgctccaggacccCGTGGCCCTGGCGGTGGAGGACACTGTCGTGTGTGTGGCCACCGGGAACAGATACCTCCTCCACGACTACAAGACAGGCAACGGCGTGGATCTCTTCCCTCACAACCTCAACAAGCAGAATGTCATCGTGAGCAAGGCGGGGAGAGGAGAGTTCCTACTGAACGGACCTGACTGTTTGG GCATGTTTGTTATGAGCACGGGGGTGTGCCAGCGTCCTCCGCTCCAGTGGCCTGAGGGGGTGTTGGCGGCTGGGGTGTGTTTCCCCTACGTCTTGACCCTCCTGCCCCAGGCCCTCCATGTCTACAGCCTGGTGGATCAGCAGCTGAAAGAGACCGTCTGTCTGCTCGGTGCCAAGGGCTTGCTCCCAACCAAAG ATGGGGTGTATGTGttcacagagagggaggtcatCTTTTTGTCCATGGTGCCTCTGGAGGAGCAGATCCAAACCTTGGCTGGCTGTGAGAGGGTGCAGGAGGCCCTGGCTCTGCTGGGTGGAGTTCAACAACACCTACCCCAGGACTCGTACCAG GAACTGCATAAGACCATAACTTGCTTGGCTGGATTTGTTCACTTTCACCTGGGGGCCTTTACCGAAGCCAAAGATTTATTCAT TAAAGGTGAGCTGGACCCCAGAGAAGTAGTTAGACTGTATCCAGACTTGGAGCCTGTCTGCGGGGCCTTCCACTCACACCTAACTCCACCCAGCCACGCCAGGGATCTTAAAGCGCTACGGCAAGAGGACAGGGCCACATTTCAGTTGTACCAGGGCTTCCTGGTGGAGTTTCTCAGTGCCGTCAGGGGGACggagcagggtgggaggagtggcGCGGAGGTGGACGGGGCCCTGCTGAGGCTCTACGCTGAGCAGGGAGGCGCGGAGCAGCTGCACCTGCTGGTGTCCTCCTCCGAGGCGTGGGACCTGGACGCCAGCGTGGCCGTCCTCCAGCACCACCAGAG ATATTTCACCCTGGGATTGCTCTACTATAGTCACAGGGACCATATGAATGCAATCGag ACCTGGGTGAGGATTGCAGATGGACACTATGAGGACACCTCGTGCTCAGACATCTATGAGCACATCGTACAAACTCTCAGCCTCCTGCCTTACAGCGACGTGCTGTGGGCGTTTGCAGACTGGACTCTTCTGAGAAACCAGGAG GTCGGAGTCCGTATTTTCACCAGAAGAGACCCCGAGGAGACTCATCTGTCAGTGCAGGATGAGGTTCTTGTCTGCTTGAAAAAGTACCCTCAGGCGTTGGTTCGCTACCTAGAGTTTCTGGTTCATGATTTGAAAAGGGAG GAGGAGAAGCTCCACAGCCTTCTGGCTGTGGCATATGTTGCCCAGATACAGCCGGCTCtccacaggagagaggaggcagactcTGGTGTGCGAGAGGCCAGAGAAAAACTGCAACAGTTGCTATGGCAGTCGTCGCTCTTCGATAGTGCAGCTGTGCTCG CGAGACTCCAGCCGACAACCCTCCTTCTTGAGAAGGCCATCGttgtggggaggggtggtgacCACCAACAGGCCCTGGAGATGCTGGTCCACCAGGGGGGAGAGATTCAGGACGCGTGGGCCTACTGTCAGAGGGCTGGCCAGGGCCAGACCAGGGAACTCAAGCAGAGCCTGTCCCTCGACTTACTCCAAATCTACCTGGGTTCCTCTGGTTTCACCAGCGCAGCCGTGGACCTCCTCAATGCTAACGCTGCGGCCTTCGACCTGGGAAGAGTTCTCCAGGTGCTTCCAGAGTCCTGGTCTCTCCAGCTGGTCTCCCAGTTCCTGCTGGGCTCCCTCAGAGGGACATCTCaccagaggaggatggggggagtaCAGAGGGGTCTGGCCCAGGCAGAGCTACTCAGACACAAGTACACTTGG gcccaggcctcaGGAGGGATGCTGAGAGTGGCCAGGGGTTGTGTGTGCACAGCATGTAAGAAGGACCTCACAGAGTCAGAGTTTGTGTGTAGTCTCACAGGTGAACTGACTCACACAACCTGCAGTAGCCGCACAAAATCCTAG